The following coding sequences lie in one Apium graveolens cultivar Ventura chromosome 3, ASM990537v1, whole genome shotgun sequence genomic window:
- the LOC141712693 gene encoding nicastrin isoform X2: MYILVTNQAADSLHSASETRTIIQADLKSVPDLEKSMYSVIDGFPCVRLLNLHGEIGCSNPGNGKVVAPIIRLDSAKTIVQPSALLVSSDEYDSLLMRISNDSHFARNVAGILVKSEMQDKLRGLSPDKKFPQAEFSPYESRTYQWNPNGSSTMWGTYYFPVFLLSQSSTAMLQEVAVKNEKRNKGSATHVAEFDVVMQTTKAGTRDSESCLREGTCLPLGGYSVWSALPPIDTTLSTQSKPIVLAVTSMDAASFFRDKSLGADSPVSGLITLLAAVDALSRVNGLKDLAKQLVFVVFTGEAWGYLGSRRFLVELDQHSDATGGLNHTLIEMVLEIGSVGKDFDGGVKTFFAHATGVSSGTNNTLKALKHAQQSLGTESIKISTANSSNPGIPPSSLMAFLKKDSRTSGIVLEDFDTVFNNKFYHSHLDDLTNINSSAIVAAASIVARSLYILASDNKELSPSALSSVTVNTSLVEELLGCLLSCEPGLSCDLVKQYILPTSSCPSHYVGVILEEPSSTPYLGYVGDVPRFVWNFLADKTSFPSKNDSSICPKDCRNTGESCIRAETDGKGVCVISTTRYVPAYSTRLKFESESWKVLPENSSDSMGVADPVWSESNWASIQLRVFLVQDPSYDYMILFVGIGLTVLSYIAIVIARSIIAKSLKRD; encoded by the exons ATGTATATACTCGTGACCAATCAGGCCGCGGACAGTTTACATTCAGCATCTGAAACTCGCACCATCATACAG GCTGACCTGAAATCTGTTCCTGATCTTGAGAAATCAATGTACAGCGTAATAGATGGATTTCCTTGTGTACGGCTACTTAACCTTCATGGAGAGATTGGTTGTTCAA ATCCTGGGAATGGAAAAGTTGTCGCTCCCATCATAAGACTTGACAGTGCCAAAACTATAGTTCAGCCATCTGCTTTATTGGTGTCATCAGATGAATATGACAGCTTACTGATGAG AATATCTAATGATTCGCACTTTGCTCGGAATGTTGCCGGTATACTGGTAAAATCAGAAATGCAAGATAAGTTGAGAG GATTGTCCCCTGACAAAAAGTTTCCACAAGCCGAATTTTCTCCTTATGAAAGCAGAACCTATCAATGGAATCCTAAT GGTTCTAGTACTATGTGGGGAACATACTACTTTCCTGTATTTTTACTCTCTCAAAGTAGCACTGCTATGCTGCAAGAG GTGGCAGTGAAGAATGAAAAGAGAAACAAAGGTTCAGCGACGCATGTGGCTGAATTTGATGTGGTGATGCAG aCAACAAAAGCTGGCACACGTGATTCAGAATCTTGTTTAAGAGAGGGGACTTGCCTCCCTTTGGGTGGATACAG TGTTTGGTCGGCACTTCCTCCAATTGACACAACATTATCGACACAGTCCAAACCCATTGTACTAGCTGTTACATCTATGGATGCTGCTTCCTTTTTCCGTGACAAAAGCCTAGGTGCTGATTCCCCAGTATCT GGACTGATTACACTGCTGGCTGCAGTGGATGCCCTTTCACGTGTTAATGGTCTGAAAGACCTTGCTAAACAG CTTGTATTCGTGGTATTCACCGGAGAAGCTTGGGGGTATCTTGGTAGCCGGAGATTTCTTGTTGAACTTGATCAACACTCAGATGCTACCGGTGGGCTTAATCACACATTAATTGAAATG GTTTTGGAAATTGGATCTGTTGGCAAGGACTTTGATGGCGGGGTCAAAACATTTTTTGCGCATGCAACAGGA GTTTCATCAGGAACTAATAATACATTGAAAGCCTTGAAGCACGCCCAACAATCACTCGGGACTGAAAGCATAAAAATCTCTACAGCAAATTCCTCAAATCCTGGGATTCCTCCTTCGTCTTTGATGGCCTTTCTGAAGAAG GACTCTCGTACTTCTGGAATTGTTTTAGAAGACTTCGACACTGTCTTCAACAACAAATTCTATCACAGTCATCTTGATGATCTCA CTAATATCAACTCTTCAGCCATAGTTGCAGCTGCTTCCATTGTTGCACGATCACTGTACATTCTTGCCAGCGACAACAAGGAGTTAAGTCCTTCGGCTCTGAGTTCTGTCACAGTGAATACGTCTTTAGTTGAAGAACTATTGGGTTGCTTATTATCATGTGAGCCTGGATTATCATGTGATCTGGTGAAGCAGTATATTTTACCCACCAGTTCTTGCCCCAGCCATTATGTTGGCGTCATCTTGGAGGAACCATCGTCAACTCCATATCTTGGTTATGTTGGTGATGTTCCAAGGTTTGTGTGGAATTTTCTGGCAGACAAGACATCCTTTCCGTCAAAAAATGATAGTTCAATCTGTCCGAAAGATTGTAGAAATACAGGTGAATCATGCATAAGAGCAGAGACAGATGGGAAGGGAGTATGTGTGATTTCTACAACAAG GTACGTGCCAGCATACTCGACACGTTTAAAGTTTGAGTCAGAGTCATGGAAAGTGTTGCCAGAAAATTCATCAGACTCCATGGGAGTAGCAGATCCAGTCTGGTCAGAAAGCAACTGGGCTTCTATACAGCTTCGAGTGTTCTTAGTTCAGGATCCTTCATATGATTATATGATCCTCTTTGTGGGCATCGGTCTTACAGTTTTATCATACATTGCTATAGTTATAGCAAGATCAATCATTGCAAAATCATTGAAGCGGGATTGA
- the LOC141712693 gene encoding nicastrin isoform X1, translating into MNTMLLCALLCLIASLRLSLSASLQADLKSVPDLEKSMYSVIDGFPCVRLLNLHGEIGCSNPGNGKVVAPIIRLDSAKTIVQPSALLVSSDEYDSLLMRISNDSHFARNVAGILVKSEMQDKLRGLSPDKKFPQAEFSPYESRTYQWNPNGSSTMWGTYYFPVFLLSQSSTAMLQEVAVKNEKRNKGSATHVAEFDVVMQTTKAGTRDSESCLREGTCLPLGGYSVWSALPPIDTTLSTQSKPIVLAVTSMDAASFFRDKSLGADSPVSGLITLLAAVDALSRVNGLKDLAKQLVFVVFTGEAWGYLGSRRFLVELDQHSDATGGLNHTLIEMVLEIGSVGKDFDGGVKTFFAHATGVSSGTNNTLKALKHAQQSLGTESIKISTANSSNPGIPPSSLMAFLKKDSRTSGIVLEDFDTVFNNKFYHSHLDDLTNINSSAIVAAASIVARSLYILASDNKELSPSALSSVTVNTSLVEELLGCLLSCEPGLSCDLVKQYILPTSSCPSHYVGVILEEPSSTPYLGYVGDVPRFVWNFLADKTSFPSKNDSSICPKDCRNTGESCIRAETDGKGVCVISTTRYVPAYSTRLKFESESWKVLPENSSDSMGVADPVWSESNWASIQLRVFLVQDPSYDYMILFVGIGLTVLSYIAIVIARSIIAKSLKRD; encoded by the exons ATGAACACTATGCTATTGTGCGCTCTTCTCTGCCTCATCGCTTCTCTTCGCTTATCACTCTCTG CTTCCTTGCAGGCTGACCTGAAATCTGTTCCTGATCTTGAGAAATCAATGTACAGCGTAATAGATGGATTTCCTTGTGTACGGCTACTTAACCTTCATGGAGAGATTGGTTGTTCAA ATCCTGGGAATGGAAAAGTTGTCGCTCCCATCATAAGACTTGACAGTGCCAAAACTATAGTTCAGCCATCTGCTTTATTGGTGTCATCAGATGAATATGACAGCTTACTGATGAG AATATCTAATGATTCGCACTTTGCTCGGAATGTTGCCGGTATACTGGTAAAATCAGAAATGCAAGATAAGTTGAGAG GATTGTCCCCTGACAAAAAGTTTCCACAAGCCGAATTTTCTCCTTATGAAAGCAGAACCTATCAATGGAATCCTAAT GGTTCTAGTACTATGTGGGGAACATACTACTTTCCTGTATTTTTACTCTCTCAAAGTAGCACTGCTATGCTGCAAGAG GTGGCAGTGAAGAATGAAAAGAGAAACAAAGGTTCAGCGACGCATGTGGCTGAATTTGATGTGGTGATGCAG aCAACAAAAGCTGGCACACGTGATTCAGAATCTTGTTTAAGAGAGGGGACTTGCCTCCCTTTGGGTGGATACAG TGTTTGGTCGGCACTTCCTCCAATTGACACAACATTATCGACACAGTCCAAACCCATTGTACTAGCTGTTACATCTATGGATGCTGCTTCCTTTTTCCGTGACAAAAGCCTAGGTGCTGATTCCCCAGTATCT GGACTGATTACACTGCTGGCTGCAGTGGATGCCCTTTCACGTGTTAATGGTCTGAAAGACCTTGCTAAACAG CTTGTATTCGTGGTATTCACCGGAGAAGCTTGGGGGTATCTTGGTAGCCGGAGATTTCTTGTTGAACTTGATCAACACTCAGATGCTACCGGTGGGCTTAATCACACATTAATTGAAATG GTTTTGGAAATTGGATCTGTTGGCAAGGACTTTGATGGCGGGGTCAAAACATTTTTTGCGCATGCAACAGGA GTTTCATCAGGAACTAATAATACATTGAAAGCCTTGAAGCACGCCCAACAATCACTCGGGACTGAAAGCATAAAAATCTCTACAGCAAATTCCTCAAATCCTGGGATTCCTCCTTCGTCTTTGATGGCCTTTCTGAAGAAG GACTCTCGTACTTCTGGAATTGTTTTAGAAGACTTCGACACTGTCTTCAACAACAAATTCTATCACAGTCATCTTGATGATCTCA CTAATATCAACTCTTCAGCCATAGTTGCAGCTGCTTCCATTGTTGCACGATCACTGTACATTCTTGCCAGCGACAACAAGGAGTTAAGTCCTTCGGCTCTGAGTTCTGTCACAGTGAATACGTCTTTAGTTGAAGAACTATTGGGTTGCTTATTATCATGTGAGCCTGGATTATCATGTGATCTGGTGAAGCAGTATATTTTACCCACCAGTTCTTGCCCCAGCCATTATGTTGGCGTCATCTTGGAGGAACCATCGTCAACTCCATATCTTGGTTATGTTGGTGATGTTCCAAGGTTTGTGTGGAATTTTCTGGCAGACAAGACATCCTTTCCGTCAAAAAATGATAGTTCAATCTGTCCGAAAGATTGTAGAAATACAGGTGAATCATGCATAAGAGCAGAGACAGATGGGAAGGGAGTATGTGTGATTTCTACAACAAG GTACGTGCCAGCATACTCGACACGTTTAAAGTTTGAGTCAGAGTCATGGAAAGTGTTGCCAGAAAATTCATCAGACTCCATGGGAGTAGCAGATCCAGTCTGGTCAGAAAGCAACTGGGCTTCTATACAGCTTCGAGTGTTCTTAGTTCAGGATCCTTCATATGATTATATGATCCTCTTTGTGGGCATCGGTCTTACAGTTTTATCATACATTGCTATAGTTATAGCAAGATCAATCATTGCAAAATCATTGAAGCGGGATTGA
- the LOC141712693 gene encoding nicastrin isoform X3, whose protein sequence is MYSVIDGFPCVRLLNLHGEIGCSNPGNGKVVAPIIRLDSAKTIVQPSALLVSSDEYDSLLMRISNDSHFARNVAGILVKSEMQDKLRGLSPDKKFPQAEFSPYESRTYQWNPNGSSTMWGTYYFPVFLLSQSSTAMLQEVAVKNEKRNKGSATHVAEFDVVMQTTKAGTRDSESCLREGTCLPLGGYSVWSALPPIDTTLSTQSKPIVLAVTSMDAASFFRDKSLGADSPVSGLITLLAAVDALSRVNGLKDLAKQLVFVVFTGEAWGYLGSRRFLVELDQHSDATGGLNHTLIEMVLEIGSVGKDFDGGVKTFFAHATGVSSGTNNTLKALKHAQQSLGTESIKISTANSSNPGIPPSSLMAFLKKDSRTSGIVLEDFDTVFNNKFYHSHLDDLTNINSSAIVAAASIVARSLYILASDNKELSPSALSSVTVNTSLVEELLGCLLSCEPGLSCDLVKQYILPTSSCPSHYVGVILEEPSSTPYLGYVGDVPRFVWNFLADKTSFPSKNDSSICPKDCRNTGESCIRAETDGKGVCVISTTRYVPAYSTRLKFESESWKVLPENSSDSMGVADPVWSESNWASIQLRVFLVQDPSYDYMILFVGIGLTVLSYIAIVIARSIIAKSLKRD, encoded by the exons ATGTACAGCGTAATAGATGGATTTCCTTGTGTACGGCTACTTAACCTTCATGGAGAGATTGGTTGTTCAA ATCCTGGGAATGGAAAAGTTGTCGCTCCCATCATAAGACTTGACAGTGCCAAAACTATAGTTCAGCCATCTGCTTTATTGGTGTCATCAGATGAATATGACAGCTTACTGATGAG AATATCTAATGATTCGCACTTTGCTCGGAATGTTGCCGGTATACTGGTAAAATCAGAAATGCAAGATAAGTTGAGAG GATTGTCCCCTGACAAAAAGTTTCCACAAGCCGAATTTTCTCCTTATGAAAGCAGAACCTATCAATGGAATCCTAAT GGTTCTAGTACTATGTGGGGAACATACTACTTTCCTGTATTTTTACTCTCTCAAAGTAGCACTGCTATGCTGCAAGAG GTGGCAGTGAAGAATGAAAAGAGAAACAAAGGTTCAGCGACGCATGTGGCTGAATTTGATGTGGTGATGCAG aCAACAAAAGCTGGCACACGTGATTCAGAATCTTGTTTAAGAGAGGGGACTTGCCTCCCTTTGGGTGGATACAG TGTTTGGTCGGCACTTCCTCCAATTGACACAACATTATCGACACAGTCCAAACCCATTGTACTAGCTGTTACATCTATGGATGCTGCTTCCTTTTTCCGTGACAAAAGCCTAGGTGCTGATTCCCCAGTATCT GGACTGATTACACTGCTGGCTGCAGTGGATGCCCTTTCACGTGTTAATGGTCTGAAAGACCTTGCTAAACAG CTTGTATTCGTGGTATTCACCGGAGAAGCTTGGGGGTATCTTGGTAGCCGGAGATTTCTTGTTGAACTTGATCAACACTCAGATGCTACCGGTGGGCTTAATCACACATTAATTGAAATG GTTTTGGAAATTGGATCTGTTGGCAAGGACTTTGATGGCGGGGTCAAAACATTTTTTGCGCATGCAACAGGA GTTTCATCAGGAACTAATAATACATTGAAAGCCTTGAAGCACGCCCAACAATCACTCGGGACTGAAAGCATAAAAATCTCTACAGCAAATTCCTCAAATCCTGGGATTCCTCCTTCGTCTTTGATGGCCTTTCTGAAGAAG GACTCTCGTACTTCTGGAATTGTTTTAGAAGACTTCGACACTGTCTTCAACAACAAATTCTATCACAGTCATCTTGATGATCTCA CTAATATCAACTCTTCAGCCATAGTTGCAGCTGCTTCCATTGTTGCACGATCACTGTACATTCTTGCCAGCGACAACAAGGAGTTAAGTCCTTCGGCTCTGAGTTCTGTCACAGTGAATACGTCTTTAGTTGAAGAACTATTGGGTTGCTTATTATCATGTGAGCCTGGATTATCATGTGATCTGGTGAAGCAGTATATTTTACCCACCAGTTCTTGCCCCAGCCATTATGTTGGCGTCATCTTGGAGGAACCATCGTCAACTCCATATCTTGGTTATGTTGGTGATGTTCCAAGGTTTGTGTGGAATTTTCTGGCAGACAAGACATCCTTTCCGTCAAAAAATGATAGTTCAATCTGTCCGAAAGATTGTAGAAATACAGGTGAATCATGCATAAGAGCAGAGACAGATGGGAAGGGAGTATGTGTGATTTCTACAACAAG GTACGTGCCAGCATACTCGACACGTTTAAAGTTTGAGTCAGAGTCATGGAAAGTGTTGCCAGAAAATTCATCAGACTCCATGGGAGTAGCAGATCCAGTCTGGTCAGAAAGCAACTGGGCTTCTATACAGCTTCGAGTGTTCTTAGTTCAGGATCCTTCATATGATTATATGATCCTCTTTGTGGGCATCGGTCTTACAGTTTTATCATACATTGCTATAGTTATAGCAAGATCAATCATTGCAAAATCATTGAAGCGGGATTGA